The Arachis duranensis cultivar V14167 chromosome 2, aradu.V14167.gnm2.J7QH, whole genome shotgun sequence genome has a window encoding:
- the LOC107476376 gene encoding uncharacterized protein LOC107476376, which yields MVMTTIKRREVMVPQDHSHHFLIMEDDDDEDLFEIDLELVNCISSSPSKPHYYNTATTSTTNSNYSTGKKNALLANCLMPISDISSAIPACNKSKNISSNNNNYNVVISESFSLEEYLRLPFLGDIGALLHGKTKPQFQFQFHH from the coding sequence ATGGTGATGACTACTATTAAGAGAAGAGAAGTGATGGTTCCCCAAGATCATAGTCATCATTTCTTGATTatggaagatgatgatgatgaagaccTATTTGAGATTGATCTTGAATTAGTGAATTGCATTTCTTCATCACCATCAAAACCACATTATTACAATACTGCCACTACAAGTACTACTAATTCTAATTATTCCACAGGGAAAAAGAATGCACTCTTGGCGAATTGCTTGATGCCAATTTCAGATATTTCTAGTGCAATTCCAGCTTGTAATAAGAGTAAAAATAttagtagtaataataataattataatgttgTTATTTCCGAGTCTTTTTCATTGGAGGAATATCTTAGGTTACCATTTTTGGGGGATATAGGAGCATTGTTGCATGGCAAAACAAAACCACAATTTCAGTTCCAGTTTCACCATTAA
- the LOC107476204 gene encoding protein trichome birefringence-like 41 — translation MHGGVYTLFILTHNPEGKEESAQKKKEIRMVYAWIIVVAIFVAYGHYDRVHGTNNSNVIWRRLQEEENCNFYEGSWVRDESYPLYDSLACPNIDYQFDCLKYGRQDQNYLKYRWQPNNCDLPRFVIFYSKLRGKQIMFVGDSIGHDQWQSLVCLLHASAPESAVIQSDSEHASFHNFTIPGYGISVIFMRQQYLVDIDYEDKIGRVLKLDSIKNGELWKKMDILVFNTWFWWNRNDSGKPWDYIQNGDKIVKDMDRIEAFKLGLTTWVNWVNAEINPNKNKVFYQGITPSHWKGGEWNEPQVKNCSLETEPLSGSSYPSGLPPQVFIMEDILNKITKPFHLLNITTLSQLRKDAHPSIYNAHRTMDCLHWCVAGLPDTWNLLMYATLITDDN, via the exons ATGCATGGTGGTGTATATACCCTCTTCATTCTCACACATAACCCCGAAGGCAAAGAGGAAAGTgcacaaaagaagaaagaaattagg ATGGTATATGCTTGGATTATTGTAGTGGCCATTTTTGTAGCCTATGGTCACTATGATAGGGTACATGGAACCAACAACAGTAATGTGATTTGGAGAAGattacaagaagaagaaaattgcaATTTCTATGAAGGGAGCTGGGTGAGGGATGAATCTTATCCACTTTATGATTCTTTAGCATGTCCCAACATTGATTATCAATTTGATTGTTTGAAATATGGTCGTCAAGATCAAAATTACCTCAAATACCGATGGCAACCTAACAATTGCGATTTACCAaggtttgtaattttttattct AAATTGAGAGGGAAGCAAATAATGTTTGTTGGAGATTCTATTGGCCATGACCAATGGCAATCACTTGTATGCTTACTTCATGCATCTGCACCTGAATCTGCAGTAATACAATCTGATTCAGAACATGCCTCCTTCCACAACTTCACAATCCCA GGCTATGGAATTTCAGTGATTTTTATGAGACAACAATATTTGGTTGATATTGATTATGAGGATAAAATTGGTCGAGTCCTAAAACTTGATTCCATTAAAAATGGGGAGTTATGGAAGAAAATGGACATTTTGGTTTTCAACACTTGGTTCTGGTGGAACCGCAACGATTCTGGAAAACC ATGGGATTATATTCAGAATGGGGACAAGATTGTCAAAGACATGGATCGTATTGAAGCTTTTAAGTTGGGTTTGACAACATGGGTTAATTGGGTAAATGCAGAGATTAATCCAAACAAGAACAAAGTTTTTTATCAAGGGATTACTCCTTCACATTGGAA GGGTGGTGAATGGAACGAACCACAAGTGAAAAATTGTTCATTGGAGACAGAACCATTAAGCGGATCAAGCTATCCAAGTGGATTGCCACCTCAAGTGTTTATAATGgaagatatattaaataaaataaccaaACCATTTCATCTACTTAACATTACAACACTCTCGCAGCTTAGAAAAGATGCACATCCTAGTATTTACAATGCCCATAGAACCATGGATTGTCTCCATTGGTGTGTGGCAGGCTTGCCAGATACATGGAATTTACTCATGTATGCAACACTCATTACTGATGATAATTGA
- the LOC107476377 gene encoding protein LITTLE ZIPPER 4 yields the protein MERLNSKLYLQNCYIMKENERLRKKAQLLNQENQALLTELKQKLSKGNKGNNNNNNNNNNINGPNTLLDLSLSSSSTQNASNSTN from the coding sequence ATGGAGAGGCTGAACTCAAAGCTGTATTTGCAAAACTGTTACATAATGAAGGAGAATGAGAGGCTTAGGAAAAAAGCACAACTTCTCAATCAAGAAAATCAAGCACTTTTAACTGAGCTGAAGCAAAAGCTTTCAAAGGGTAATAagggaaataataataataataataataataataatattaatggtCCAAATACCCTTCTTGATCTTAGCCTCAGTTCAAGTTCAACTCAAAATGCTTCCAATTCCACCAattag